The Tumebacillus amylolyticus genome window below encodes:
- a CDS encoding phage tail protein, with protein MSYTVDFKNVSTVGLESSPVVEALAGLRANEARYFMNKYKHEFAVVPAGESQETLEYVNRILKEERDLEFSANPLETSRFQVENIKMAYVFYEDGLAINVMYTVDDPKKRAVGFKLSEGMEVPKELEGKFKFARQKSKLAGTIRGSFFVIKKEY; from the coding sequence ATGTCCTATACAGTTGATTTCAAAAACGTGTCTACGGTTGGGTTGGAGTCTTCACCTGTAGTAGAAGCGCTTGCCGGTTTACGTGCCAATGAAGCCCGCTACTTCATGAACAAATACAAGCATGAATTTGCGGTTGTACCAGCCGGTGAAAGCCAGGAGACCCTTGAGTATGTGAACCGAATTTTGAAGGAAGAACGTGATCTTGAGTTTTCGGCCAATCCTTTGGAAACCTCGCGTTTTCAAGTGGAAAATATCAAAATGGCCTACGTTTTTTATGAGGACGGTCTTGCGATCAACGTCATGTATACGGTCGACGACCCTAAGAAACGGGCCGTTGGTTTTAAGCTTTCGGAGGGGATGGAAGTACCCAAGGAGCTAGAAGGAAAGTTTAAGTTTGCTAGACAGAAGTCGAAACTGGCCGGAACAATCCGGGGTTCGTTTTTTGTAATAAAAAAAGAGTATTAA
- a CDS encoding SRPBCC family protein has product MSMTLTLDFQYTTTIEKLWSALTDSSKLAKWVANIHTGQPMENDFKPVVGHRFQFRTQPNEYWNGIIEGEVLVVDAPNRVSYTWSSGAEQHTITWTLQELGDGKVNLHLEQSGISNAPALQGAKFGWGKWCSDLEKVLD; this is encoded by the coding sequence ATGAGTATGACATTAACTTTGGATTTTCAGTACACGACAACAATCGAGAAGCTTTGGTCCGCTTTGACCGATTCAAGCAAGCTTGCCAAGTGGGTGGCCAACATCCACACCGGCCAGCCGATGGAGAATGATTTTAAGCCTGTCGTCGGACACCGCTTTCAGTTTCGTACCCAGCCGAACGAATATTGGAATGGAATTATCGAAGGCGAAGTGCTGGTCGTGGACGCGCCAAACCGGGTGTCCTATACCTGGTCCAGCGGAGCGGAGCAACACACGATCACCTGGACGCTGCAGGAGCTAGGCGACGGCAAGGTGAACCTTCATCTCGAACAAAGCGGAATCTCGAATGCTCCGGCACTTCAAGGTGCGAAGTTCGGTTGGGGTAAATGGTGCAGCGATCTTGAGAAGGTGTTGGATTAG
- a CDS encoding metalloregulator ArsR/SmtB family transcription factor: MSENNQLRDVFDAIADPTRRQLIRLLAEAEEVPLHELTAQFPMGRTAVSKHLAILKEAGLVLDRKVGRETRFRLNASPLREIQDWVAFYSQFWSANLLRLNRLLEEEEEE, from the coding sequence GTGAGCGAGAACAACCAATTGCGGGATGTGTTTGATGCGATTGCAGATCCAACGAGGCGACAATTGATCCGTCTGTTGGCAGAGGCAGAGGAGGTACCGCTTCATGAATTAACGGCACAGTTTCCAATGGGCCGTACAGCGGTATCCAAGCATCTGGCAATCCTGAAAGAGGCCGGACTGGTACTTGACCGAAAAGTCGGCAGAGAAACCCGGTTTCGGCTTAACGCCTCTCCGCTCAGAGAAATACAAGATTGGGTGGCTTTCTACAGCCAGTTCTGGAGTGCGAATCTGTTGCGCTTGAACCGACTATTGGAGGAGGAAGAAGAAGAATGA